Part of the Granulicella cerasi genome is shown below.
TCGGTCTGATCCCCGGCGTGGGCGCCATGTACAACGGCCAGTTTGCCAAGGGAATCGCCCACATCATCATCTTCGCGGTGCTGTGCTCATTCTCGGACCACGTCTCGGAGTTCTTCGGCTGGCTGGTCGCTGGCTGGGTCTTCTATCAGGTCTTCGACGCGATCCACACCGCCCGCGCACGCCGCGACGGTACGCCGCTGCCCAACATGTTCGGCCTGAACGACATCGGCGAGCGTGTCGGCATTCACAGGAACGCGATGCAACAGCAGCAGCGCGCCGCGCAGAACCCCACGCAGCCGTGGACTCCGCCCACGCCGCCGGTCACCACGCCGCCGCCATCATCGCAGGCGAACTGGGCAGGCTACGTTCCGCCGACGAACTTCGGCGGTGGCTTCACCCAGCCAGCTCCGAGCGCTACGCAGATCGGCAGCCAGGACTTCGGACATACCTTCACCGGCGCAGCGATGCCGCCTGTGCAGCCGAACCCGTACGCCTCTCCCCTGCCCCCGATGCCTCCTCCGCAGCGCACCGGCATCCCCATGGCGGCGATCTGGCTGATCGGCCTCGGCGCCATCTTCCTTATCTCCAATGTCGTCCCGAGCTTCCACGTCACCGAGCGCTGGCTGACGCCAATCATCCTCGCGGTGGTCGCCATCGGCATCTTCATCCGCCGCATGACCGAGCTTGACCGTCTGCGCGACACCACCGGCCAGGAGGTGAACTACTTCACGATCTCCTGCCTCCGCTGGCCGATCATCCTCATGACGCTCTCGATCCTCTTCCTGCTGCAGGCGCTGAACCTCGCGTCCTTCGGTCAGACATGGCCTGTGCTGCTCATCGTTGGCGGTGGCCTGGCGTTCATCCGTCGTGCGACGGCTCCGACGGTCTACCCGGCCCCAGTGTGGCCGCAGCAGCCGGTGGCTCCTGTCGCTCCGGTTACGCCTGTAGCCGACTCCAACGAAGCAGAGAAGGGAGAGTTCTAGCCATGGCCGGATATCCTCCACCGCCTCCGCAGGGGCAGTATCCTCCGCCCTATGACCGCAACTCCGCCCGTGCGCAGCAACAGGCTTTCCGCGCTCAAGCTAAGGCCTTTGCGTACCAGCAAAAGCAGTACGCTCGCGCCATGCGGGACCAGGCCCGCGCACAGCGTCGCGCCATGCGCCGCCGCTCCATTGTTGGCCCGGTGATCCTCATTGCTCTCGGTGTGCTCTTCCTGTTGACGCAGCTCGGCCACCTGCACTGGCCAGAGGTCTTCTTCTGGATGGGTCACTGGTGGCCGCTCGTGCTCATCATCGCGGGCATCGTGATGATCGGCGAGTGGTTCTACCACCGCAGCCGCAGCGAGAATTACTATGCCCCCTCCGTCAACGGCGGCGTGATCTTCCTGCTCATCCTGATCGTTTCCATCGGCGCGAGCGCAGGTTGGATGGATCGCCACTCCGACGAGATCGGCCACGGCTTCTTCGACGCCAATAACGGTTGGAGCCGCATGATGGGCGAGTCGCACGACTTCGACGACTCCCTGACGGAGAGCATCACGCCGGCGCAGACGCTCGTGCTCCGCAACGTGCGCGGCGACCTCACGCTCACCGGTTCGTCGACCGACAACCAGGTGCACCTGGACCTTCACAAGCAGGTCTACGCCTGGCAGGACTCCGACGCGCAGGAGAAGGCCGACCGCCTGAAGCCCGCCGTCACCAACGATAGCGGACAGCTGCTGCTCGCTTTCCCGGATATCGAAGGCGCGACCAACGACCTTACCGTCGAGGTGCCGCACAACGTCACCGTCATCGTCAGCACCGATCGCGGCGACATCAACGTCAGCCAGATTCACGGCTCCGTCAGCGTCACCGCGAAGCGCGGCGGCGTCGACCTCAACGGCATCGCTGGCCCCGTCGACATTCACACCAGCTTCGACGATGCGAACGTCTCCGCGCACAGCATCACCGGCCAGGTGACGCTGCAGGGACGT
Proteins encoded:
- a CDS encoding DUF4097 family beta strand repeat-containing protein — its product is MAGYPPPPPQGQYPPPYDRNSARAQQQAFRAQAKAFAYQQKQYARAMRDQARAQRRAMRRRSIVGPVILIALGVLFLLTQLGHLHWPEVFFWMGHWWPLVLIIAGIVMIGEWFYHRSRSENYYAPSVNGGVIFLLILIVSIGASAGWMDRHSDEIGHGFFDANNGWSRMMGESHDFDDSLTESITPAQTLVLRNVRGDLTLTGSSTDNQVHLDLHKQVYAWQDSDAQEKADRLKPAVTNDSGQLLLAFPDIEGATNDLTVEVPHNVTVIVSTDRGDINVSQIHGSVSVTAKRGGVDLNGIAGPVDIHTSFDDANVSAHSITGQVTLQGRAGDLSFTDINGGLSLEGDFFGSTHVERVNGVTRFQTSRTQFQVARLDGELDLSGGADFRASQVLGPVTLTTRNRNITLDRVEGRIQVNNRNGSVDIVNAAPIQGISVTNEKGSVDIGLPDHAGFTASVSTRRGDVENDFNLQQRETSGLTELHGPVNGGGATVSVTTTDGDITLRKASVEPLPPTPPTAPKLTIEPPPPPTPEKPKQPSKPKKPTAPAATTEK